One Ethanoligenens harbinense YUAN-3 genomic window carries:
- a CDS encoding LysM peptidoglycan-binding domain-containing protein, with translation MIIHVVEPGESLYSIARRYGVTSESVMQANALPEPDQLAVGQAVVVPQGRRIYTVRPGDSVFAIAQRYGVPPSSILEENPDIEDGSRLYPGQIVVIPPPQARQGTIEVNGYAFPSTSPALLQPIFPLLTYLSLFAYRVRADGSLEPIDDGPLINLSRQNRTAPVMVIANIRETGGFSTEIGQSVLNDQTVQNALVQNIRTTMREKNYYALNVDFEYIRPQDREAYNAFLTRITGVMHSEGYPVFTAVAPKLNAAQQGLLYEAHDYPAHGRTVDRVILMTYEWGYLAGPPQAVAPIDQVRRVVQYAVSVIPPQKILLGMPNYAYDWTLPYRRGTLADTFSNVEAVRRAIANNAAIQYDNTARSPFYTYYDAQRRQHIVWFEDARSVQQKFALVTEFGLAGVSYWTVGRPFPVNWFVLNEMFNVRKVL, from the coding sequence CCATCGCCAGACGCTATGGCGTGACCTCCGAAAGCGTGATGCAGGCAAACGCCCTGCCCGAACCCGACCAGTTGGCGGTGGGGCAGGCCGTCGTGGTGCCGCAGGGGCGGCGCATCTATACCGTGCGCCCGGGAGACTCGGTGTTTGCCATCGCGCAGCGCTACGGCGTGCCGCCCTCCTCCATCCTAGAGGAAAATCCGGACATTGAGGACGGCAGCCGCCTCTACCCGGGGCAGATCGTGGTCATTCCTCCGCCGCAGGCCCGACAGGGCACCATCGAGGTCAACGGCTATGCTTTCCCGAGCACGTCCCCGGCGCTTTTGCAGCCCATCTTCCCGCTGCTCACCTATCTGTCCCTTTTTGCCTATCGCGTACGGGCGGACGGCAGCTTGGAACCGATCGACGACGGGCCGCTCATCAACCTGTCCAGGCAAAATCGCACCGCTCCTGTGATGGTGATCGCCAACATCCGCGAGACCGGCGGTTTCAGCACCGAGATCGGACAATCGGTACTAAACGACCAGACGGTACAGAACGCGCTGGTGCAAAACATCCGCACCACCATGCGCGAAAAAAATTATTATGCGCTCAACGTCGATTTTGAGTACATCCGCCCGCAGGATCGCGAGGCCTACAACGCATTTCTCACCCGCATCACCGGCGTGATGCACAGTGAAGGATATCCCGTCTTCACGGCTGTGGCGCCCAAACTGAACGCCGCCCAGCAGGGCCTGCTCTATGAGGCGCACGACTATCCCGCCCATGGCCGCACGGTGGACCGCGTGATCCTCATGACGTATGAATGGGGCTATCTGGCCGGACCGCCGCAGGCCGTCGCCCCCATCGACCAGGTGCGTCGCGTGGTGCAGTATGCCGTTTCGGTCATCCCGCCGCAAAAGATCCTGCTCGGCATGCCCAACTATGCCTACGACTGGACACTGCCCTACCGGCGCGGCACGCTGGCGGACACGTTTTCGAATGTGGAGGCCGTGCGGCGCGCCATCGCCAACAATGCCGCCATCCAATACGACAACACCGCACGCTCGCCGTTCTACACCTATTACGACGCGCAGCGCAGACAGCACATCGTCTGGTTCGAGGATGCGCGCAGCGTGCAGCAGAAATTCGCTCTGGTCACCGAGTTCGGGCTGGCGGGCGTCAGCTATTGGACGGTGGGACGGCCGTTCCCGGTCAACTGGTTTGTGCTGAACGAAATGTTCAACGTACGCAAAGTGCTTTGA
- a CDS encoding CDIF630_02480 family spore surface protein produces the protein MVIDGFFDRKKYLKHQPALLKKQENGTFIMSAISQKDHEQEGTDVALPSEQNVKRARDWVNHNEK, from the coding sequence ATGGTGATCGATGGGTTTTTCGACCGCAAGAAATATCTGAAACATCAGCCCGCCCTCCTGAAAAAGCAGGAGAACGGGACGTTCATCATGAGTGCCATCAGCCAGAAGGACCATGAGCAGGAGGGCACCGATGTAGCGCTGCCGTCCGAGCAGAATGTCAAGCGGGCGCGCGACTGGGTGAACCACAACGAAAAATAG